A genome region from Calliopsis andreniformis isolate RMS-2024a chromosome 2, iyCalAndr_principal, whole genome shotgun sequence includes the following:
- the LOC143186904 gene encoding trafficking protein particle complex subunit 2-like protein yields the protein MAVCVAVIGKDNSPKYIKCADETLALQFHSKVHTSIDIIEEKLNVGNKTAIDIRDLYLGLLYATEEYKIYGYATNTKIKFIIVLQSSNISLRDNDVKMIFKKLHSAYCNAVCNPFYIPGDQINSKSFDLSVMEIMGII from the exons atggcAGTCTGTGTTGCTGTAATTGGGAAAGAT AATTCCCCAAAATATATTAAATGTGCAGATGAAACCTTGGCATTGCAATTTCATAGCAAGGTTCACACGTCAATAGATATTATAGAAGAAAAATTGAATGTTGGAAATAAAACAGCTATTGATATAAGAGACTTGTATTTAGGATTATTATATGCTACTGAGGAATATAAAAT ATATGGTTATGCTACAAACACAAAAATTAAATTCATTATTGTATTACAGTCATCGAATATATCTCTACGAGATAATGATGTAAAGATG ATTTTTAAGAAATTACATAGTGCTTATTGCAATGCAGTGTGCAATCCGTTTTATATTCCAGGTGATCAAATTAACTCTAA GTCTTTTGATTTATCAGTGATGGAAATAATGGGTATCATATGA
- the Hlh54f gene encoding basic helix-loop-helix domain-containing transcription factor HLH54F has protein sequence MPRKRRASTPSLEVDDDEFVSEEKYSKDELDNRAPRNAANARERARMRVLSKAFCRLKTTLPWVPADTKLSKLDTLRLAATYIAHLRAVLRDDGEAHSETTRSLSLALSWPFTLQSGNASMLMNNSCNISSSTSPSSNQFRGQQGTHEIQNFHHPGHPNMSMRHNHESQLSYF, from the exons ATGCCACGCAAACGTCGCGCCTCGACACCATCGCTCGAAGTCGATGATGACGAGTTCGTCTCTGAAGAAAAGTACAGCAAAGATGAATTGGACAACCGCGCGCCTAGAAACGCAGCAAATGCGAGGGAACGAGCTCGGATGAGAGTCCTCAGCAAGGCGTTTTGCAGATTAAAGACCACATTACCGTGGGTACCAGCTGATACGAAGCTCAGCAAGCTGGATACCCTTCGTCTTGCCGCTACTTACATCGCTCATCTGAGAGCAGTCCTCAGGGATGATGGCGAAGCACACTCGGAGACTACCAGATCATTATCTTTGGCACTG TCTTGGCCATTCACGCTTCAAAGCGGCAACGCTTCAATGTTAATGAACAACAGTTGCAACATATCGTCGTCAACGTCACCGAGTTCTAATCAGTTCCGTGGCCAGCAGGGAACCCATGAAATACAGAATTTCCATCACCCTGGACATCCGAACATGTCAATGCGTCACAATCACGAGTCTCAGCTTTCCTATTTCTGA
- the Yeti gene encoding yeti, which produces MTEEHQLPSDSDEDDEDYVPDGADSEPVSEVESEGDAESGPEDENDENKRETIKKRGRKKGKATKTKRRRKSEKSLNKECKEKDEEEEPEEKKKLTEEEEKKRADSLWADFMKDTSTVPKPKIQTPQDSKNKPKEKSPPLEKPKVEEKVKITKVYEFAGEEVKVEKEVPIDSAEARLSLSSAENSEKTGNSADTGNSGVPAGKGTGRGRGFKRTGLGGISSVLGQIGKKAKISTLEKSKLDWDNYKKEENLEEEITTHNKGKDGYLERQDFLQRADLRQFEIEKQLRNANRRSAR; this is translated from the exons ATGACTGAAGAACACCAATTGCCTTCTGATTCTGATGAAGATGATGAAGATTATGTTCCTGATGGTGCAGACAGTGAGCCTGTTTCAGAAGTAGAGTCAGAAGGTGATGCTGAAAGTGGCCCTGAAGATGAAAATGATGAAAACAAAAGAGAAACCATTAAGAAGAGaggaagaaaaaaaggaaaggCTACTAAAACTAAAAGACGCAGAAAGTCAGAGAAAAGTTTAAATAAAGAATGTAAAGAAAAAGATGAAGAAGAAGAACCTgaagagaaaaagaaacttACAGAAGAGGAGGAAAAGAAAAGAGCTGACTCCCTCTGGGCTGATTTTATGAAAGATACAT caACTGTACCTAAACCCAAGATTCAAACCCCACAAGATTCAAAGAACAAACCAAAAGAAAAGTCACCACCTTTGGAAAAACCGAAAGTGGAAGAAAAAGTGAAAATAACTAAGGTTTATGAATTTGCTGGAGAAGAAGTAAAAGTTGAAAAGGAAGTGCCAATAGATTCGGCCGAAGCTAGATTGTCTCTTTCTTCTGCTGAAAATTCTGAGAAGACAGGAAATTCTGCAGACACAGGAAATTCTGGTGTTCCCGCAGGCAAAGGTACTGGAAGAGGAAGAGGTTTCAAACGGACTGGCTTAGGAGGAATCTCTTCTGTTCTCGGTCAAATAGGGAAAAAGGCAAAAATTAGTACGCTGGAGAAGTCTAAATTAGATTGGGACAATTataaaaaggaagaaaatttaGAGGAAGAGATTACTACTCACAACAAAGGGAAAGATGGTTATCTAGAGCGTCAAGACTTTCTGCAAAGAGCAGACTTACGACAATTTGAGATCGAAAAGCAATTACGTAATGCTAATAGACGCAGTGCACGGTGA